ACTGGCGAACGATGTTGCTATCCCTGAATCTCCTCTATTTATAGCTGTCAGGTAGGCTCAGCAGATGGACATTTTTGTAAATTCGCGCCGTTCATTTTCATTGGTTAGAATTTGACAACTGTGTCACGTGACAAAAGCCCGCTAATTTTCACCTGCTTCTCGACTGCTGGAGCCGAGGGGGCAGTATTTAACGGCGAAAAGCCCTCGCTTCGCTGTTTTTTTGCAAACTATAATCGAACTCTGAAAATGTCTGGACGTGGTAAAGGAGGAAAAGTGAAGGGAAAGAGCAAGACCCGTTCATCCCGTGCTGGACTTCAGTTCCCTGTCGGTCGTATCCACCGTCTTCTCCGTAAGGGAAACTATGCCCAACGTGTTGGTGCCGGAGCCCCAGTCTACCTGGCTGCTGTTATGGAATATTTGGCTGCCGAAGTGTTGGAATTGGCAGGAAATGCTGCCAGAGACAACAAGAAATCCAGAATCATTCCCCGTCATTTGCAGTTGGCCATCCGTAACGACGAGGAGTTGAACAAACTTTTGTCCGGAGTGACCATCGCCCAGGGTGGTGTCCTTCCCAACATCCAGGCTGTTCTTCTCCCCAAGAAGACCCAGAAGGCTTCCAAGTAAGCGCTTTCGCTGATGGCGTTTGCCTTCGTCCAACGGCCCTTTTCAGGGCCCCTAATTTTCTGCACATAGTCTCCTTGCCGGTTGTATTTGCGATTCTTTTTAAGTATACATGGGTAATTTATGTAGGCGCACttgcagttttcttattttttgttccGTCTGGATTTTCCTAAATCTTTTGTCACAGCGCGGAGAAGACCTGCTTTTCGCACAGCGGCCACCCGTGAATTTCTGTTTAGGATGCCAGCATGAATTGGACTCTCCATCTGTAATAGATTTTACCAATATTTTGTTCCTCACGGTGTTAGATATGATGGGAGgacgattttgatgaaaatttgcaatatttttttctctccaccgGACCACTTTAGGCCTATTTTGAGGTGGGGGAACGAGGCTTTTCGGATAAAGGTTTGTGGTGGTCACTCGCATATTGATGTTTTACAGCCGAACTCACGCGTGGTCCATTACTGGGATTTAAGATGATTGAAACATCTAAGAAAATACTATTACAGGAAGCATTTTACATATCCCGGTATTGCTaacgaacagtggtcccggtgcgaaaaataattttcttttatatgtatgtacagcatacatataaaagaaaattatttttcgaacaaagtaaataaattgtttttataaacaatgtatataatttttttacacaaagtaaataattttgtaagctaagtaaataaattatttttagggttaaaaaattaggatcGACTACTAGCTAGCGCGTAACCGGGatcactgttcgctagtagtaccccaTATCCCTTATGAGTCACTAGGATGACTCGCAGCATTGACCTCTCCGATATTTTTAACATTATGAATAATGGATGGGGGtgaaaaaattagatttttaaaattttaagtgtAGATGTATCGAAATTTACCTAAAAATATTGATCAATGTAAATAAAAGACTATTGAAAGTTCTAAAACAATTTGGGCAAAGGAACGAGGGAGATGGCTTTCGagaaattcacacgatccgattttTCCCTGGTGTCGTCTTTTCACGaaagtttatacaaatacctttcaaacagcaAAAGAATTTTGAGGAAATCTTTTTCCAGCGGATAGGGAGAACAGTTTCGGATCAGGAAGACCAcaagttatatatttttcaattcccGCCTTCCGGaccgatttttgttttttttttgtttttaaatacttttcggtaaaagaaaaaaaatgtaaatattttcagaggaaaaagtgtgatttaagggagatttggctatcaTCGTTTCTAGCACATCCTAGAACAATCCTCGCACGtatacttttcaatttttttctccccataaacacatttatgctGTAAGATAAGAAATAGATTTCCACGGCTGTGATGAAAAACAATTGGAAAATCCCCCGTTAAAACAGAAATTCCGACTTACGTAGTTTTCTTGATCCGAAACACGTCTCCCCACTCGAGTTGTAAAAACTTTTCTCTTACAAATTTCATTATAATCGTAACCTATGCCGTTTGAAAAACAAACTTTCATTGAAAGGATATCTAACATATTTTCCTGAATGGGGaaaatcggatcgtgtgaattttccgaagatCCTCTCCCCACCCACCCCTGTTCGTTTGCACAAATTTTTCATATACGTTTTCTACACTTTTCTAAAACTTATTAGACTGGGATTTCTTTCAACCAAATTttgaaatgcatgtatgtaatttctttattatccatacGGATTAACACAGATGGGGACAATACAATGTTTGGGGTTAACATGGGACTTTTTACAATAAAATCGGGTAGGGTTATttacaatgaaaattaaataaggacaaataaacaaatgaagataAAAGAACAGGATAGCCGACCCCGTGTCAATGAAGCAGGAGTGGTCATGGgaagtgctagaaataacagccaaatctgaaGATTTATGATTTTCTTCAGCCCTACTCTGTCTGCCCCTGATTGTTTCTGTTTGTTATAAGAGGAGAGCCTGGTGTCATTTCTTGCATTTATCCActgatttttaataaaaataggtaagcacataaatatgcagaatacgtacatacagatgcacacacatacacatgcatgtataggcacacacacacacactgacccacacacaggtgcacaaacaaacaaaagggagcgcagtgtaaataacggacagagtcaaaaacTATGAAAAggtttgcaagatgcaacgaaaatttaggaaaataaaataaggaataagtggaaattttaccggtgtgttaaattataaggcgcaaaaagaaaatgactctccccagacacaacagaatatgcttcaacacacgaactcacataaagaatcttgcaaaccaaatcccaaaacgaaatgtaTAAAGCATGattatttaaaaagtttaaaatatcttaCGATCAGTTCATGAATGTATTACCTTCgaaattttatgatatatatatatatatatagatagatataaggcacaaaaagaaaatgactctccccagacacaacagaatatgcttcaacacacgaactcgtataaagaatcttgcaaaccaaatccaaaaacgaaatatgtaaAGAGATAATTTTAAATAGCGAACtttctgttagaaaatgttttcttagacacacacacggccttttttgttgttgatgcttaTATAACCAATGGATCATCCGTGTGGTGCAATTAGTATCATCAAGGTgggggaaaaataaaaattttcccaAACCGTTTTTTCATAAAACGACATTTCGACGGCTGTGgtgaaaaacaaatggaaatccCCAAACTTTTCTCCTATTTTCCTGAAtgttatgagggaaaaatcggATCGTGAGAATTATCCGAAGGTTCTCTCCCCACCGTTCGTTTGCACAAATTtctcatattcgttttctacacatttAAAACAGACTGGGATTTCTTTCGACCaaattttgaaatacatgtatgtgtcaaTGAAACAGGAGTGGTCATGGaaagtgctagaaataacagccaaatctctcccgGTTCTGCAATGTACCACACGTGTGCTACCTCCTTATGTGCTTTATGGGAAGAAAGTTACGGAAAAAAATCAATACACCTGACAAAGAAATtaagatgtgctagaaacaacagccaaattgcCCTTAACTCACACACCTTTTCGTTTGAAAATATCTACACTTTTTTCTAAGCGAAAAGGCTTCTCATAGTTAAAGTACGTAGTGCCGAATAAATTGGAATGAATAAGTTTAAAGCTTCGCTAATCACAACAGAAGTAAATTCACGAGGGACGAACATTGGCTACGAAAAAATATCaaatctcggatcttttcggtttgaacggcagttttttctagcgatgtcaggGTTCATTTCCCACGTCTATACTTAACTACCTGTGTAATACCTTGTAGtgatatcttaaatatttcaggTACAccgtttggatcttttcggtttgaacggcagttttttctagtggtgtcatatgaaattgtcacccgtggagggaagggtattcttttttttcagaaatgtaaatagacccaatctgtttcttaaacgaatatataatagagaaattaaacgagggacatattcatacggcacgtaatctttcatttactttctagtttcagctcagagctgcggccatgctgatgcaccgccgtaatgtttttttacctcaatagacgtcagtgattagttgaaattgcagaaattgaaaaaaaaaaaacaacaaatatcttacaaaccatagaattttcttaataaagccaagagaaaaagatgttttataaacacattctaccagtatacgaagtttaaaactctttagttacctagaaattatgttaaaaactgccgttcaaaccgaaaagatccaaaatatctAATGCACAGCTTCAGAACAAAGTATCAAAGACATTTCGAATAAACAATTCACGAGACGAGAACACAAAAACATACCATCTTAAGGGTTAGCAGAACTTTACGAAAAAATTTAGAGGCCCTGAAAAGGGCCGTTGCGCTGAAGTATTAGCTTCATTATTTTCAGTTTAGGCTCTCTCACCACGATACGGCGGGCAAGCTGGATGTCCTTGGGCATGATGGTCACTCTCTTGGCGTGGATAGCGCACAAGTTGGTATCCTCGAAAAGGCCGACCAAGTAAGCCTCGCTGGCCTCCTGTAAAGCCATTACGGCAGAGCTCTGGAAACGAAGGTCGGTCTTGAAGTCCTGAGCGATCTCACGAACGAGACGTTGGAAGGGAAGTTTTCTGATCAGAAGTTCAGTGGATTTCTGGTAACGTCTGATCTCTCGCAGAGCTACGGTACCAGGCCTGTAACGATGGGGTTTCTTCACACCGCCAGTGGCTGGGGCACTCTTCCTGGCAGCCTTAGTGGCAAGTTGTTTACGAGGAGCCTTTCCTCCGGTAGATTTACGTGCTGTCTGCTTTGTACGAGCCATTCTGATGACAATACAAAAAAAGTCTAAGGGGCCGACAGCTGGTACGCTTTATATAGACCTTGTGGCGGGCTAAATTTTTATCTACAAACAAAATTAAGCGCCGAAATCTTGACACAAAGACGAAGCCCCAAACAGCAGCTGCTGCTGAACGCATTGATGTGATTCACTGATTTAGACACGTGATGTCTAAGTTGCGGTGTTCTCTGCTACGTCTGCgtgctgtgtatatatacttgctaCCGAAGCGATACGTTAGTCATTAATCTGATATTCAAAACATGTCTGGACGTGGTAAAGGAGGAAAAGGTTTGGGAAAGGAGGCGCCAAGCGTCACAGGAAGGTGTTGAGAGACAACATCCAGGTATCACCAAACCGCCATCCGTCGTCTGGCTCGTCGAGGTGGTGTGAAACGTATCTCTGGTTTGATCTACGAAGAGACCCGTGGTGTGTTGAAGGTGTTCTTGGAGAACGTCATCCGTGATGCTGTCACCTACACCGAGCATGCCAAGAGGAAGACTGTCACCGCTATGGATGTGGTCTATGCTCTCAAGAGACAAGGCAGAACTCTGTACGGATTCGGAGGTTAAACTGTGCAAGTTTTTCTAACTTCGTGGTCGTGAGTAGCGACGAATCCCGGCCCTTTTCAGGGCCACTCATATCTTAATGTAAGCCATCTCGCCTCTCTGATATGCTTAAACCAAAATGTTTGAATTCCAGCTTCCTTTTCAAAGGGATCTTTTTTATCCCTTTCATTAAGCCCCTCGGCATATCTTAATTAGATCGTAATATCGGATATTGAAGGACGGTGCACCAGGACAACatttatgctagaaataacagcaaaatacgGATGTAACTTCATGGTCGTGAGTAGCGACAGATCTCAGCCCTTTTCAGGGCTActcatattttaatttcattgcaTAATTCCATTTCATTCACATGACCCCAGAACATGTTGTATTGTCCCTATCTGTAAatccttatgggtaataaagaaattcccTCTTGTTAATATAAGCCATCCCGTTTCACCGATATGCTTCAATAGATTTAGTTTGGATTTCTTGTGAAATTaagatgttcatttttttttttttttttctcgaaagttacaaaaaaatatgaatacagaAATAACATCAAActcttttgaaaagagaaaagtaaaagtaGCAGAAGAAATCCTTCTCGCCGTGCTGAAAGCAGCCAAATCAACCACGAACCAAATTATACctaggtactacttaagaacagtggtcacggtgcgcgcactcgcgtacttgcgctagctagtcgatccttaccttgtatttttgttttatttactttgtttaaaaaaattttgtgtaaaaaaaatattgattttgttttatttactttgctaggtaatcGTTTtaagatcgactagtcacgagtggctagcgcgagtgcgcgcaccgggaccaatGTTCTTATGTAGTACCTAGGTATAATTTAGAACAAGAcgaaattaaaattatcaaagcAGTTTTGGTatttgagttatctcccttacactgcTATCGCGACAATGAAATCTAATTTTATGACGATATATAACCGGGTGGTTGCATTTTGCTAATTTTGgggttttgtaaaatatataaatatttaaatatcataataataagtagcttaatggtgtatatatttgattaaggcggcgagctggcagaaacgttagcacgtcggacgaattgcgtatccgtatttcgtctgccgttacgttctgagttcaaattccgccgaggtcgacttttcatttcatcctttcggggtcgattaaatattaaattaagtaccagttacgcactggggtcgatgtgatcgactttaatcccttaaagaaatagatacataacCGGGTGGATACGTTTTGCTTTTTTTGGCTTTTGTAGcttaatggtatatatattaatatttgatttgAGTATAGAATaggttaattttattgttttgtgatTAATAATTTATTTGGTTGTAtaactgtcaacataacgtgacagtcccgtaagggaattacctcaccgctgtttagccctaggaagcatcggcgcttcctgtcggctttgacacatttcctgtgtccgtATATTGGGGagaggggaggcaagcacccccaccagctaggaatcctagcgtcgatgcttcctagggctaaacagcggtggtgtaattcccttacgggactgtcacgttaagttgacagttaTACAACCACTTTTTCCACCGGGtgcggatctagatattaaccACCACTttaccgctcatgtctctttgagacatttagaaattcaatatttctaaaatgatatatttgttatgtttatatgttaccagcgttgctcgggtttgttttgaccctttagaattggaatttttgagaagtaaacattttgcattgtgtagcaatggttgaaatacaccgaaaaatggtgacacagcagtaaaaaaatcgtaaaaaaacaaGATTTTCACAAAAAACAAGCACCTGTTTGatgtaacgtttctgccagctcaccgccctcccCCGTggtaatacctatttatttactacccacaaggggctaaacatagagaggacagacaaacggattaagtcgattatatcgaccccagtgcgtaactagtacttatttaatcgaccccgaaaggatgaaaggcaaagtcgacctcggtggaatttgaactcagaacgtaacggcagacggaatgcctatttctttactactcacaaggggctaaacacagaggggacagacaaacggattaagtcgattacatcgaccccagtgcgtaactggtacttaatttatcgaccccgaaaggattaaaggcaaagtcgacctcggcggaatttgaactcagaacgtaacggtagacgaaatacacttttttttggtcatattcgtttagaggaagttgttttacacatattacactttttttttatgaccgggtcaaacgcTTCAGTTTGACCTGGAAGTTTTAGAATCTATGGGTTGGAATAGGCTTAATTCTTTTTAATAATCGTATGATTTCCCGTGTGTAGAATATAAATTCGTTAGAATATTCTGGaaagctcaaaaaaaaaaaaaaaaaaaaattatgagtaGCTGGTTACATGGGGTACTTAAACCAGTAAGAAATAATCGATAGGAAGGGACGATAAGGATATCCCCATGAGTTAAGGAAAGGACAAGTTGAAACCCCTTTATTTCATTAACAGAATCGCTTCATTTGCCACGTCTACACTGAACTACCTGTGTAATACCTTCTAGTGGTAcctgaaatatttcagaaatagcagctcaGGTACACCGTTCC
This genomic window from Octopus sinensis linkage group LG27, ASM634580v1, whole genome shotgun sequence contains:
- the LOC115225376 gene encoding histone H2A-like; the encoded protein is MSGRGKGGKVKGKSKTRSSRAGLQFPVGRIHRLLRKGNYAQRVGAGAPVYLAAVMEYLAAEVLELAGNAARDNKKSRIIPRHLQLAIRNDEELNKLLSGVTIAQGGVLPNIQAVLLPKKTQKASK
- the LOC115225272 gene encoding histone H3-like; the protein is MARTKQTARKSTGGKAPRKQLATKAARKSAPATGGVKKPHRYRPGTVALREIRRYQKSTELLIRKLPFQRLVREIAQDFKTDLRFQSSAVMALQEASEAYLVGLFEDTNLCAIHAKRVTIMPKDIQLARRIVVREPKLKIMKLILQRNGPFQGL